In a single window of the Bacillus clarus genome:
- a CDS encoding mechanosensitive ion channel protein — protein MKKLFFATEADVERLHSFFGQANKKDDKINELYEQFMLLEDEGEIQAVIGYEQSGEDVLIRSCLFTPVVDKQTFLYFFEMFLQYMKEKNIQQLYLLTNHPQSVTIFQFFNFTIVEKDKVAEDIQQFEHFCENIKQQNVIILNCQLFTKLSTD, from the coding sequence ATGAAGAAGCTATTTTTTGCTACAGAAGCTGATGTGGAAAGATTACATTCTTTTTTCGGACAAGCTAATAAAAAAGATGATAAAATAAATGAGTTATACGAGCAGTTTATGCTTTTAGAAGATGAGGGAGAAATACAAGCTGTAATTGGTTATGAACAAAGCGGAGAAGATGTACTGATTCGTTCTTGTTTATTCACACCTGTTGTGGATAAACAAACTTTCTTATATTTTTTTGAAATGTTTTTGCAGTATATGAAAGAAAAAAATATTCAACAATTATATTTACTCACAAATCATCCACAATCTGTGACAATCTTTCAGTTTTTCAACTTTACAATTGTGGAGAAAGATAAAGTTGCAGAGGATATTCAGCAGTTTGAACATTTTTGTGAAAATATAAAACAGCAGAATGTAATAATACTAAATTGTCAGCTATTCACAAAGTTATCCACTGATTAA
- a CDS encoding L-threonylcarbamoyladenylate synthase, with protein MHTSIWVVDNVVEIKKDYPQLQEAARLLRENEAIAFPTETVYGLGANAMNDEAIAKIFEAKGRPSDNPLIVHIGAKSQLDGIVREIPPVAEKLMEHFWPGPLTIILPRKEGISEKVTAGLDTVGVRMPDHPVALALIEKANVPVAAPSANRSGRPSPTLASHVYEDLNGKISGIVDGGATGVGVESTVIDCTSEVPTILRPGGITKEQLEEVIGRVSLDPALKDEKEKPKSPGMKYTHYAPKAPLSIVEGSREFIQKLVDEKKQEGYTVGVLTTEEYQHVYSADVVLSCGLRSDLASVATKLYDVLRTFDASEVDVIFSEPFPNEGIGSAIMNRLTKAAGHHVIVES; from the coding sequence ATGCATACAAGTATATGGGTTGTGGATAATGTTGTGGAAATAAAAAAAGATTATCCACAATTACAAGAAGCAGCGAGATTATTAAGAGAAAATGAAGCAATTGCCTTCCCAACAGAAACGGTATATGGGCTAGGAGCAAACGCAATGAATGATGAAGCGATAGCGAAAATTTTTGAAGCGAAAGGAAGACCAAGTGATAATCCACTAATTGTCCACATAGGTGCGAAATCACAATTAGATGGGATTGTGAGAGAAATCCCACCAGTTGCAGAAAAGTTAATGGAACATTTTTGGCCAGGGCCATTAACAATTATTTTACCGAGAAAAGAAGGGATTTCAGAGAAAGTTACAGCAGGATTGGATACAGTTGGGGTGAGAATGCCCGATCATCCAGTAGCGCTTGCTCTTATTGAAAAGGCAAATGTACCTGTTGCAGCACCAAGTGCGAATCGTTCAGGACGCCCAAGTCCAACATTAGCTTCTCACGTATATGAAGATTTAAACGGGAAAATTTCTGGTATCGTTGATGGCGGTGCAACAGGAGTTGGAGTTGAATCAACAGTAATCGATTGTACGAGTGAAGTTCCAACGATTTTACGTCCAGGTGGAATCACAAAAGAACAATTAGAAGAAGTCATAGGAAGGGTATCTTTAGATCCTGCGCTAAAGGATGAAAAAGAAAAACCGAAATCACCTGGCATGAAATATACGCATTATGCACCGAAAGCACCACTAAGTATCGTCGAAGGATCACGTGAATTTATTCAAAAACTTGTGGATGAAAAAAAACAAGAAGGATATACAGTAGGTGTATTAACGACAGAAGAATATCAGCATGTATATAGTGCAGATGTTGTATTGTCTTGCGGATTGCGAAGTGATTTAGCGAGCGTTGCGACTAAATTATATGATGTACTTAGAACGTTTGATGCGAGTGAAGTAGATGTTATTTTTAGTGAGCCATTTCCAAATGAAGGAATTGGAAGTGCGATTATGAATCGTCTAACAAAGGCAGCAGGACATCACGTTATCGTTGAAAGTTAA